The sequence below is a genomic window from Cryptosporidium parvum Iowa II chromosome 6, whole genome shotgun sequence.
TATTCTAGGAGAAGATAGATATCTATTACATTCTCCCTCCATGGGTATAACTTTGGTGATCTTTCTCATAAAACTACTTGGGGCTGTGGAGACAGATGAACCAGTATCTATAGCTGCCTTGCAGTCCCCGAAGCAATAGTTCGTGCTAACCCCATTAATCTTTATATCTTTGATCTTGATTTCCCAGTAATGAGACCCAGTAAGTCGATGCCAGGTTATTTTTTGACCACTTATTGTGTATTTAGGATCAGCAGCtccaaaagaaattgaacCTGGAGTACTTGAATCTCTGGAAATGTAAACTCCAAAAAGATTTCTTGGTAAAATGTTTCgttctttaatattctcAACAATTGTTGggatattattttttttactgTTCTTATCTGGAAATCCAAGTCCTACCAAACCATCGAATGGTAATTCAGCAAAAGGAGATGTACTTTCCTCAATAGCCATCCCGAAAGACTGATCTTCTATCTTCAGCTTTCCAATATTTATGACTTCTTTACCAAACTTTAACACACAAGAACCCGTACCATATTGGATATATGTCTCCAATGATCCATCCCCCAATTTTTGATAAGAGGTACTCAACTTTGGATCATACTTGTTGTGGGGCTCACAACCTTTATGCTTACATTCAATACTTGGAATCCATACACTGGAGCTTCCTGTATCAAAAATGACAACGAACTCTCTTGGAGGCGTTCCCACCTCAATTTTACCAAAATATTGACTATTTTGGTAATTTCTAAGATCCTGAGAGTCCATTGTCTCTGAATACTTACTCTTGGTAATCCACCTTGAAAAATAGTTGCCTTCTGAATATTTCATTCCTCCCTCAGATAGACTTAATTTTAACTCAACTTTTTGAgcatttgaattaaataagcCATTACTTAGTATAGCCTCCATTCCTAACTCTGCCCTAGCATTTGACCTAATCTTGTTTGATAATCCTTCACAAAAAGCTGATATTTTCAGCatcattaaaataaaaaacacTTGAAACACCATCTTGTATGTTGCACACTACTACGTTAAACtctcttttattttattttgaatctCATTAGTTCTTTACACTTTAATTtctctttaattaatgttTGTTTCAGAGTAGCTCCTACCTATATTGATGATTTGcaattactttattttattattattatatatacatgtaaatatttacatatatatctatatatattttttttttggtttGAATTACATGTAATTATTGACTTTTCatgtttttttatttgcatGTAAACACCGGTACGTGGCCTCTAGCAATAACCACGTAATAGGCGGTAAAAAAGCCAACCATTTGCCGCCAAAATACAGATAGCATgctaattatttaaaattttgtaAGATTGCGGATTTTAAGGCAAATTAAAAGGAGGCAGgctttaatttaaataagcTTCATGACAAAAAGTTGAGAAGAAAGAGatcttatttttattgaatatttgtgTGTGTCTTTTCTCTTTTCAAAAGTATATTTGTCTCGAGAGAAAATTGAGATTATTCAGGAATAAAGTTGGTTTGTTTGAGGcattttgataaataaaaGGAATAAGGGGTGTATaatattctcaaaattAGAATATCATATACGCACACAGAcatatttgtttatttatttacatATCAGGGTAAAGATGTCAGCAGTTAGACAAAAGGAATAGTAAGTTGAGTATTTTTGGGCAAAGCGGGTATATTCATAACATGAGATAAAGATTGATTTTTGAAGTAAATATGAGGTGGAATATAATAGTGTAGATCTCATAAGTTTCTTGGCTTTTGCTCAGATCAGCTATTGGATGGCAAAATTCtaacattattaattcatttttagcGATTTTCTGTTCAAATTGGTTCTTATTGGAGATAGTGGAGTCGGAAAATCTTGCCTATTATTGAGATTTGCAGTAAGTTTTTACTTAAATTCAGGCAAATGTTCATTCTTTGCCTAAATTCTATATTAGAGCGCAAagtaattttcttttactTAACAGGATGATTCTTTTACTGACAGCTATATCACTACAATTGGTGTGGATTTCCGATTCAGAACTATCAAAATTGatgataaaataataaaattacaAATCTGGGATACTGCAGGACAAGAAAGGTTTAGAACCATTACTTCAGCATACTACAGAGGTGCTGATGGAGTAGTACTTGTATATGATACAACTTCAACTTCATCTTTTGACCACATTGACGAGTGGGTAACTGAAGTTAACCGTTATACAACCGACTCCACAAAAATCCTTATTGGAAACAAGTGCGATTTAACCTCACAGAAGATGGTTGACTTTGCTACCGGACAAAAAAAAGCTCAAGAGCTTCAAGTTGATTTCATGGAATCGAGCGCCAAAAATTCTACTAATGTCGAAGAATGCTTTGTAAACATAGCAAGAAAACTTCTAGAGAAAAAGCTGAAGAATGGCGAAACTTCATCCAAACCCATTAATTCCCAGAATATCTACTTAAACCAGCATGGAGATGGTGGTTTAATTTCAGGTGTACTTTCTTCTTGTTGTAAGTAATTTAAAATGATCCGTTAAATTTAGATGGCGccaaattcaaatagaaTAGTCTTGAATTTACAAATTCATTGAATACCAAAGGATTGCCAATATTAgtaaatttctttaagtAAACTCATTTTTTGAAACAATTTCTGTTATCTAATTGTATATAATGTACTAATATGGACTTCGTAGTAAAATTACCAGTTGAATTGGATGCAGATGAGTCTCTTGTGAACAATAGGAAAAAGTTATTGGAGGAATGGGGATTGCCAGGAACATACGTAACTCTATGGTTAAAGGAGGAATTGGGAGAGGACTTGAAAACTCAagataatttaaagaaaatcttTGAGAAGCTAGTCAAGTTAATTCATTCTATGTATATTTCAAGCATGACATTTAAAGATACATATTTAGCATTAGCATATAGTAGAGATGAGTACATTTCAAAATTCAATTCAGGAAAGTTTCAGGTTGATTCTCCAGAGTCTTTATTTGAGATTTACACTCATAAGATTACTAATATTCCATCTTATAACCCCATTGTAATGATTAAGGCACTACTTGTTCTGAAAAGCATAATTAAGGATGAAATTTCCCAAGTTACCCAAAATGCTGAGAACTCTAATTTTCATATGGATAACTATCAATATCTATTAAACCAGTGCCTTTCCTTTGTTATGTCATCcttagaaaatatttgcaAACCTTCTCTACAAGATGTTTCCAATTTAGATATTGATGTTGATTCAACATATTTAGACGATATTATTCAAAGCCTTTCTGGGGGAGAACAAACAAAGTATCCTATTATACTTAGAAAACTCGGAGTAGGAACTCATCCTACTCATGGAAGAGGATTCTACTCTACAGAGAAAATTGAAGCTGATACAAATATTGTCGAAATTTCTTTGTATCATGCACTTTCATTTTACAATGCAATTTACTCTGAAGATTTTGGATATATTGCAAGATTTCTATCTAACCCAACTCAGTACATTCTTGAAATGAAATCAATCATCTCTGAaacttcaaatttattcaatgaCTCTAACCAAAACATTATGTATGAACCAATTGACAGCGACTCCATTCTACTTCTTTTTACTATATTTCAAGTTTTTCAAGGAGAAAAATCAAAGTGGAATAAAGTCATTTCTATGTGGCAAAATccattgcatgcatgcaacCAAAACATGTATATGGCGCCAAAAGAAGTTAGAGATTTCTTATCCCATGGTGGAAATGACTTTGGGAGTCGAATTTCTAATAGTATTGATGAACTTTATAGTTTAATCAAACAtgtatattttcttttggaTACCGTACAGGAAGAAGCAAAAAGGTTAAGTGAAAAGCTTGGagataaaaaattatcagAATCTATCCGGTTTTTCAAGGATTTGGATTATAAGGCCATATTCACATGGAAGAGATTTAACCAAATTAAGTACGTATTGGATACTAGATCATTCAGCATAAAGTGGTGGCCTTTAAACGAAAAATTCTATAAACATGAAAAGTTAGGAGATAAAAGTGGTTTAAAAATGGTTAATAACTTTTCTGACAATAGCAACAACCTTGAGCTCATTAGCATACCAGTTACAGATTTTTCCTTGAATGGTGAATCTAAGAATTTGATATTGCCTGTACCTATTGATGGAATACGTACAATATTACCAGTTGCTGATATGTTTAATCATTCTCATTTGGCACAATGCTCGTCTCCATTATTGGACTTTGAGAATAATATGATTTCTATTAAGAATGAGGTAGAAATTCCAATTCATTCTGAGGTATATATTAGATATGGAATTTTATCAAGTAGTGAATGCTTATTTGGATATGGTTTTATCCCTAAAACTGAGCCTGTTTCTGGTTTATTTGACACTTTAACATTAAACTTGGAGCCTGAAGATGACGATCCATTATATAAGATGAAGATGTTAGTCCTTAAGCATTCCAATATTCCAACTGATCACATATTTTCAAAGCTATCTTTGGAAAAACTTACAAATGAAGATCTACTATTTAAATGTATAGATGTAGTTACATCCAATGATCCAATCTCTACTCTGAAAAACTGGAATAAAAAAGGAGGAGAACCCAATAAATactccaatattaattacatGCAAATAGTATATGAAATTCTAGAAAGCTTATTAAAACCTTGTATAGAACATCATAATATGCTCCAAAGCTACAAATCTTCTCCACCTGATTCGAGACCTTTTTGGTTCCAAGATTGGGGAGAAAGAGCAATATCATATTATTCAAGTCAAATAGATTTGATAAAACTCTCTCTTGAAAAGTTTAAAAAGAGGAAAAGaagttaaatattgaaatataaataacaaAACACTTTTAGATTACATTCATTAGAACTTAGAATAACTATCTTTATACTAGAATCTGTTCTATTTGATCTTTTAGCTCAGTAATCTGAGAAGACAAGCTGGATCCATCCTTAGATGTAATCGCTGCTGCTATAACTGGTCTAGATACTCCACAAGCACGACCCAAAGCTACCTTTGATCGGACAAAAACATAAGGAGTATTCTTATCTTCACAAACTAATGggagatgaagaagaatctCCAAAGGCTCAGCATCTGCAGCAAGTAAAACTATCTCAGCTATACCCCTATTTAAAGCCTTTGTTGCTTCATTTGCTCCCTTTCTTAGTTGCTTATAGTTACAAGCTTGCTGTACCAAGTTAATAATCTTGTTGTTCAAGTCTGGGGAGGCTAATGGAAATGCCTTAGGGTTAAAACCTGTATCTTCACTTGCCTCGTTTTGGCTCATCGgcaaatatttactttaatgaaaaatccgattcaaatttttttatgtCAAACTAGACttaattgattttcaaTCTAGTTTCGctcctttattatttttacccggtaattttcaattttctATTAACGAATTTATTTGGATAGAAAACTTATCCTTTAGTCACTATTTACTATTATCCAACtattcatttaataattaattctgcCATATTTGGCGCCAATATTGGCGCTACGTGTTCcctttattaattataaaatgCCTGATTTAACTgatgaaattttaaattgCTATTATCACAATTACTCAAGTTTTGTCAAATAGAATTGTTGT
It includes:
- a CDS encoding SET domain containing protein gives rise to the protein MDFVVKLPVELDADESLVNNRKKLLEEWGLPGTYVTLWLKEELGEDLKTQDNLKKIFEKLVKLIHSMYISSMTFKDTYLALAYSRDEYISKFNSGKFQVDSPESLFEIYTHKITNIPSYNPIVMIKALLVLKSIIKDEISQVTQNAENSNFHMDNYQYLLNQCLSFVMSSLENICKPSLQDVSNLDIDVDSTYLDDIIQSLSGGEQTKYPIILRKLGVGTHPTHGRGFYSTEKIEADTNIVEISLYHALSFYNAIYSEDFGYIARFLSNPTQYILEMKSIISETSNLFNDSNQNIMYEPIDSDSILLLFTIFQVFQGEKSKWNKVISMWQNPLHACNQNMYMAPKEVRDFLSHGGNDFGSRISNSIDELYSLIKHVYFLLDTVQEEAKRLSEKLGDKKLSESIRFFKDLDYKAIFTWKRFNQIKYVLDTRSFSIKWWPLNEKFYKHEKLGDKSGLKMVNNFSDNSNNLELISIPVTDFSLNGESKNLILPVPIDGIRTILPVADMFNHSHLAQCSSPLLDFENNMISIKNEVEIPIHSEVYIRYGILSSSECLFGYGFIPKTEPVSGLFDTLTLNLEPEDDDPLYKMKMLVLKHSNIPTDHIFSKLSLEKLTNEDLLFKCIDVVTSNDPISTLKNWNKKGGEPNKYSNINYMQIVYEILESLLKPCIEHHNMLQSYKSSPPDSRPFWFQDWGERAISYYSSQIDLIKLSLEKFKKRKRS
- a CDS encoding membrane bound aspartyl proteinase with a signal peptide plus transmembrane domain, encoding MVFQVFFILMMLKISAFCEGLSNKIRSNARAELGMEAILSNGLFNSNAQKVELKLSLSEGGMKYSEGNYFSRWITKSKYSETMDSQDLRNYQNSQYFGKIEVGTPPREFVVIFDTGSSSVWIPSIECKHKGCEPHNKYDPKLSTSYQKLGDGSLETYIQYGTGSCVLKFGKEVINIGKLKIEDQSFGMAIEESTSPFAELPFDGLVGLGFPDKNSKKNNIPTIVENIKERNILPRNLFGVYISRDSSTPGSISFGAADPKYTISGQKITWHRLTGSHYWEIKIKDIKINGVSTNYCFGDCKAAIDTGSSVSTAPSSFMRKITKVIPMEGECNRYLSSPRITYVIEDIHGNEIEMHMDPQDYVIDEGGPSSFNAFSYYWGPQEHYCSIGYIPLDIPAPRGPLFVLGNNFIRKYYSIFDRDNLMVGFTLAKHSKYGPMFISLSSNSESVLKMATFGITIILSLLLFIIY
- a CDS encoding rab1a protein, yielding FIFSDFLFKLVLIGDSGVGKSCLLLRFAQDDSFTDSYITTIGVDFRFRTIKIDDKIIKLQIWDTAGQERFRTITSAYYRGADGVVLVYDTTSTSSFDHIDEWVTEVNRYTTDSTKILIGNKCDLTSQKMVDFATGQKKAQELQVDFMESSAKNSTNVEECFVNIARKLLEKKLKNGETSSKPINSQNIYLNQHGDGGLISGVLSSCCK
- a CDS encoding HOI-POLLOI protein; U4/U6.U5 snRNP component; Snu13p; pelota RNA binding domain containing protein (transcripts identified by EST), translating into MSQNEASEDTGFNPKAFPLASPDLNNKIINLVQQACNYKQLRKGANEATKALNRGIAEIVLLAADAEPLEILLHLPLVCEDKNTPYVFVRSKVALGRACGVSRPVIAAAITSKDGSSLSSQITELKDQIEQILV